One genomic segment of Gammaproteobacteria bacterium includes these proteins:
- the hpnD gene encoding presqualene diphosphate synthase HpnD produces the protein MTPDDYCADKAAKSGSSFYYAFRFLPDQQRRAITALYAFCREVDDVVDECSDENIARTKLAWWREEVKALFHGSPKHPVTQALQEQIKHFNLAEEYFMEIIDGMEMDLDYDAYPTFTELSLYCYRVASVVGLLSAEIFGYQDRQTLKYAHDLGMAFQLTNICRDVAEDAQRGRVYIPQDELKNFSVSNEELLQHTTSENFAALMKFQVERAKRYYTKAFEKLPDTDRYHQRSGLIMAKIYQATLAEIEQDGYRVLEHRIKLTPLRKLWIAWNAARHEKKRHKSQQRQAAA, from the coding sequence ATGACACCTGACGACTATTGTGCCGACAAGGCCGCGAAAAGCGGTTCCAGTTTTTATTACGCCTTTCGCTTTTTACCGGATCAACAGCGCCGCGCCATCACCGCACTTTACGCATTCTGCCGCGAAGTGGATGATGTGGTCGACGAATGTTCGGATGAAAATATTGCCCGCACCAAACTTGCCTGGTGGCGCGAAGAAGTCAAGGCGCTGTTTCACGGCAGCCCCAAGCATCCGGTCACTCAAGCACTGCAGGAACAGATCAAGCATTTCAATCTGGCCGAAGAATATTTCATGGAAATCATCGACGGCATGGAAATGGATCTGGACTATGACGCCTATCCGACTTTCACCGAGCTGTCGCTGTACTGCTATCGCGTTGCCAGTGTGGTGGGATTGCTGTCAGCAGAAATTTTTGGCTATCAGGACAGACAAACCCTGAAATACGCCCACGATCTGGGCATGGCATTTCAGTTGACCAACATTTGCCGCGACGTAGCCGAAGATGCACAGCGCGGTCGCGTGTACATTCCGCAGGATGAATTAAAGAATTTCTCGGTCAGCAACGAAGAACTGTTACAACACACCACTTCGGAAAATTTTGCTGCCTTGATGAAATTTCAGGTCGAACGCGCCAAGCGTTACTACACCAAAGCCTTTGAGAAACTGCCCGACACTGATCGCTACCATCAACGCAGCGGTTTGATCATGGCAAAAATTTATCAGGCCACCTTGGCCGAAATTGAACAAGACGGCTATCGCGTGCTCGAACACCGCATCAAGCTCACACCACTGCGTAAATTGTGGATTGCCTGGAACGCGGCGCGGCACGAGAAAAAACGTCACAAATCCCAACAACGCCAAGCTGCTGCATGA
- the hpnE gene encoding hydroxysqualene dehydroxylase HpnE, with protein MSTIVIGGGWSGLAAAVTLAANDIPVTLIESAKQLGGRARCAPFGDDTVDNGQHILIGAYRQTLSLLELIGVDVDTALQRQSLSLDLRSPKGNNLHLKTPELPAPLHLLFGLMTAQGLSLQERALALKFCTHLAFTRFRLDEDVSLHALLIRHRQNGRLTKMLWEPLCLATLNTPITKASAQLFLKVLHDTFNYQRQHSDLIIPKISLGKLFPEPAMEFIESRGGLVMLKTRAIGLRVDNGRISGVHTEGETIPCNHLILATSPLGTKRLLDDLPPMASICHRLAQFEYEPITTIYLRYPKTVKLSSPMIGLVDTHSQWLFDRSFAGQPGLIAVIISASSELITQGKDAIIKTVVAEIAALYPDWPAPLDVQLITEKRATFVSSVNIDKTRPVNKTLLPGCWLAGDFTDTGYPATLEGAVISGQRAAQGVRQEILRGLRE; from the coding sequence ATGAGTACAATTGTTATCGGTGGTGGTTGGTCTGGATTAGCCGCAGCGGTCACGCTGGCCGCCAACGACATTCCTGTTACCCTGATTGAATCTGCAAAACAACTGGGCGGTCGCGCCCGTTGCGCACCCTTTGGCGACGACACCGTCGACAACGGTCAGCACATTCTGATCGGTGCCTACCGGCAAACATTATCGCTGCTGGAACTCATCGGCGTTGATGTTGACACTGCCCTGCAGCGCCAATCCTTATCGTTGGACTTGCGCTCCCCCAAGGGCAACAACCTGCATTTAAAAACGCCGGAATTGCCGGCACCGCTGCATCTATTGTTCGGTTTAATGACCGCTCAGGGATTGTCACTGCAAGAACGCGCCCTGGCATTGAAATTTTGTACTCACTTGGCATTTACCCGTTTTCGTCTCGATGAAGATGTCAGCTTGCATGCGCTGCTCATCCGTCATCGGCAAAATGGTCGACTGACCAAAATGCTGTGGGAACCGTTGTGTTTGGCAACGCTGAATACACCAATCACCAAAGCGTCAGCGCAACTTTTTTTGAAAGTGCTGCATGACACTTTCAACTATCAGCGCCAGCACAGCGACCTGATCATTCCCAAAATATCGCTGGGCAAATTATTTCCCGAGCCGGCGATGGAGTTTATTGAATCACGCGGTGGCCTGGTGATGCTCAAGACCCGAGCCATTGGCTTGCGGGTGGATAACGGCCGTATCAGCGGCGTTCACACCGAAGGCGAAACCATTCCGTGCAATCACCTCATTCTGGCCACCAGCCCCCTGGGCACCAAACGCCTGCTGGATGATTTACCGCCGATGGCGAGCATATGCCATCGCCTGGCACAATTTGAATACGAACCGATCACGACAATTTATTTGCGCTATCCAAAGACAGTCAAACTGAGCAGTCCCATGATCGGCCTGGTCGATACTCACAGCCAGTGGCTGTTCGATCGCAGCTTTGCCGGTCAACCCGGATTAATCGCCGTCATCATCAGTGCCAGCAGCGAATTGATCACCCAGGGCAAAGATGCCATCATCAAAACCGTGGTGGCTGAAATTGCCGCCCTGTACCCGGACTGGCCGGCACCGCTGGACGTACAACTGATCACCGAAAAACGCGCGACCTTCGTCAGCAGCGTCAACATTGATAAAACCCGTCCAGTCAACAAAACCCTGCTGCCCGGTTGCTGGCTGGCAGGCGATTTTACCGACACCGGCTATCCGGCCACGCTCGAAGGCGCTGTCATCAGCGGACAGCGTGCGGCCCAAGGTGTGAGACAGGAAATCCTGCGCGGCCTGCGCGAGTAA
- a CDS encoding lysophospholipase — protein sequence MGNCRRCFLALILPVFSILCGCSGLFFHPTQDEVLTPSRFGILHDDIYLTTPDDFRLHGWHLHAQGDKKGSVVFFHGNAENITTHIASIYWLPAQGFEVFIFDYRGYGRSQGTPSVEGLILDAMTVLDYVAESKSTDIVVFGQSLGCAITLNAVAKFQHKERIKAVVVDSCFSGFREIAREKIADVWLTWPFQWPLSLAFTADYSPVDALHSLASIPILIIHGNQDRVIPIHHGKRLFNAAGFPKEFWEIERGKHIDSMMREGVRSQFLTFLDDAFLAKIPSQRAQERQLDFPSIFESKK from the coding sequence TTGGGAAATTGCAGAAGATGTTTCCTGGCACTGATATTGCCAGTTTTTTCGATTTTGTGTGGATGTAGTGGGTTGTTTTTTCATCCTACGCAGGATGAAGTTTTAACGCCTTCTCGTTTTGGTATTCTGCATGATGATATCTATCTGACAACACCTGATGATTTTAGATTGCATGGCTGGCATTTACATGCGCAGGGGGATAAAAAGGGGAGTGTTGTTTTTTTTCATGGTAACGCTGAAAACATTACTACGCACATCGCCAGTATCTATTGGCTGCCAGCTCAGGGATTTGAGGTATTTATTTTTGACTATCGAGGATATGGACGTTCTCAGGGAACGCCTAGTGTTGAGGGGTTAATTCTCGATGCTATGACTGTTCTTGATTATGTTGCTGAGTCAAAGTCGACGGATATTGTTGTGTTTGGTCAAAGCTTGGGGTGTGCAATTACGTTGAACGCAGTTGCCAAATTTCAGCATAAAGAGCGTATTAAAGCGGTTGTTGTGGACAGTTGTTTTTCCGGCTTTCGCGAGATTGCCCGTGAGAAAATCGCAGATGTCTGGCTGACCTGGCCATTTCAGTGGCCACTGTCGTTGGCTTTTACGGCCGATTACAGTCCGGTTGATGCGCTACACTCGCTTGCTTCTATCCCCATATTGATTATTCATGGAAATCAGGATCGTGTTATTCCGATTCATCATGGGAAGCGATTGTTTAATGCGGCAGGCTTTCCAAAGGAATTTTGGGAAATTGAGCGAGGAAAGCACATTGATTCAATGATGAGAGAGGGAGTGCGGTCACAGTTTTTGACTTTTCTGGATGATGCATTTTTGGCAAAGATACCTAGTCAGAGGGCGCAGGAAAGACAATTGGACTTCCCTAGCATTTTTGAAAGCAAAAAATGA